From a region of the Methylocystis hirsuta genome:
- a CDS encoding D-2-hydroxyacid dehydrogenase codes for MSHKIVFLDRETLDANVRKPNFPHDYTEYAQTAPDQIVERLKGATICITNKVPLREATLKQLPGLKLIAVAATGTDVIDKAYTSANGIVVSNIRNYAFNTLPEHVFALLFALRRNLVNYYNSVRQGRWGYANQFCYFDYPIYDIAGSTLGIVGYGALGKEIEKRATALGMKVLINDVTDVPNKVDIPTILREADVITLNLPLTPETKNMIGAKEFASMKKSACIINTARGGIIDEQALADALRNGVIAGAGMDVLTVEPPKNGNILLDPTIPNLIITPHVAWASKEAMQVLADQLVDNIDAFVAGSARNVVAG; via the coding sequence ATGTCGCACAAAATCGTCTTTCTCGATCGGGAAACGCTCGACGCCAATGTGCGCAAGCCGAATTTTCCTCACGACTACACGGAATACGCCCAGACGGCGCCCGACCAGATCGTTGAACGTCTGAAAGGCGCGACGATCTGCATCACCAACAAGGTGCCGCTGCGCGAAGCGACGCTGAAGCAGCTTCCCGGCCTCAAGCTCATCGCGGTCGCCGCGACCGGCACCGACGTGATCGACAAGGCCTATACGAGCGCCAACGGGATCGTCGTCTCCAACATTCGCAACTACGCGTTCAACACGCTGCCCGAACATGTGTTCGCGCTGCTCTTCGCGCTGCGCCGCAACTTGGTCAATTATTACAATTCGGTGCGGCAGGGGCGCTGGGGCTACGCCAATCAGTTCTGCTATTTCGACTATCCGATCTATGACATCGCCGGCTCCACGCTCGGCATCGTCGGCTATGGCGCGCTCGGCAAGGAAATCGAAAAGCGGGCCACGGCGCTCGGCATGAAGGTGCTGATCAACGACGTCACGGACGTGCCGAACAAGGTCGACATCCCGACGATCCTGCGCGAGGCGGACGTCATTACGCTCAACCTGCCGCTCACGCCGGAGACCAAGAACATGATCGGCGCGAAAGAGTTCGCGTCGATGAAGAAGTCCGCCTGCATCATCAACACCGCGCGCGGCGGCATCATCGACGAGCAGGCGCTCGCCGACGCGCTGCGCAACGGAGTCATCGCCGGCGCCGGCATGGACGTTTTGACCGTCGAGCCGCCGAAGAACGGCAATATTCTTCTCGACCCGACGATCCCCAATCTCATCATCACGCCGCATGTCGCCTGGGCCTCGAAAGAGGCGATGCAGGTGCTGGCCGATCAGCTCGTCGACAATATCGACGCCTTTGTCGCCGGCAGCGCGCGCAACGTCGTGGCGGGGTGA
- a CDS encoding NADP-dependent methylenetetrahydromethanopterin/methylenetetrahydrofolate dehydrogenase, whose translation MTKKLLFLFDTDPVPSVFDTVVGYDGGADRIVGYGAVTPENVGALVDGCIYTRGPKEKQYTAIFVGGGDMTAGEAVFKAVKKRFFSNFRVSAMLDSNGSNTTAAAGVALLAKASSLKGKKAVVLAGTGPVGMRAAAMLNIEGAEVTITSRQKARAEAAAKAIQERFGFTPTAIEASDNAARAQAVKGAQIVFAAGAIGVPLLDEQDWQSDPTIELIADCNAQPPLGIGGVEATDKAKERHGKIVIGALGLGGLKLKLHRECVGKLFDAADQVFDCENIYAQAKELA comes from the coding sequence ATGACCAAAAAACTGCTTTTCCTTTTCGACACCGATCCGGTTCCGAGCGTTTTCGACACGGTGGTCGGCTATGACGGCGGCGCCGACCGCATCGTCGGCTATGGCGCCGTGACGCCCGAGAACGTCGGCGCGCTGGTCGATGGCTGTATCTACACGCGCGGCCCGAAAGAGAAGCAATATACTGCGATCTTCGTCGGCGGCGGCGACATGACGGCCGGCGAAGCCGTGTTCAAAGCAGTGAAGAAGCGTTTCTTCTCGAATTTCCGCGTTTCGGCGATGCTCGATTCGAACGGCTCGAACACCACGGCCGCGGCCGGCGTGGCGCTGCTCGCCAAGGCGAGTTCGCTCAAAGGCAAGAAGGCCGTCGTGCTCGCCGGCACCGGCCCGGTCGGCATGCGCGCGGCGGCGATGCTCAATATCGAAGGCGCGGAAGTAACAATAACCTCGCGTCAGAAGGCGCGCGCCGAGGCCGCGGCGAAAGCCATTCAGGAGCGCTTCGGCTTCACGCCCACGGCCATCGAAGCGTCGGATAACGCAGCGCGCGCCCAGGCCGTCAAAGGCGCTCAGATCGTGTTCGCGGCAGGCGCGATCGGCGTTCCGCTGCTCGACGAGCAGGATTGGCAGAGCGATCCGACGATCGAACTTATCGCTGACTGCAACGCGCAGCCGCCGCTCGGAATCGGCGGCGTCGAGGCGACCGACAAGGCCAAGGAGCGCCACGGCAAGATCGTCATCGGCGCGCTGGGGCTCGGCGGGCTCAAGCTCAAATTGCATCGCGAATGCGTCGGCAAACTGTTTGACGCCGCCGACCAGGTGTTCGACTGCGAAAATATTTATGCGCAAGCCAAAGAGCTCGCCTGA
- the fchA gene encoding methenyltetrahydrofolate cyclohydrolase, translating to MSAKTDTIGKFLDELASDAPTPGGGGAAALSGAMGAALVSMVCNLTIGKKNYEAVSADLQLTLAKAEKLRAELTAGVDEDVVAFNTLMGAYGLPRGTDEEKAKRSATIQSALKEATLAPLKTCKICYDVISLSKEAADKGNLNVISDAGVAVLAANAGLRSCALNVFINAKAIKDRDFAEQQLAEVNALLAKAAAETEAVYETVKAKIGG from the coding sequence ATGAGCGCCAAGACCGATACGATTGGAAAATTCCTCGACGAACTCGCCAGCGATGCGCCGACTCCCGGCGGCGGCGGCGCGGCGGCGCTTTCGGGCGCCATGGGCGCGGCGCTCGTCTCGATGGTGTGCAATCTCACCATCGGCAAAAAGAATTACGAAGCCGTTTCAGCCGATCTGCAGCTCACTCTCGCCAAGGCTGAAAAGCTGCGCGCCGAGCTGACCGCGGGCGTCGATGAAGACGTCGTCGCCTTCAACACGCTGATGGGCGCCTATGGCCTGCCGCGCGGCACGGATGAGGAGAAGGCGAAGCGCTCGGCGACGATTCAGTCGGCGCTGAAAGAAGCGACGCTGGCGCCGCTGAAGACGTGCAAAATCTGCTATGACGTCATCAGCCTGTCGAAAGAGGCCGCCGACAAGGGCAACCTCAACGTCATCAGCGACGCCGGAGTCGCGGTGCTCGCCGCCAATGCCGGACTGCGCAGCTGCGCGCTCAATGTCTTCATCAACGCCAAGGCGATCAAGGATCGCGACTTCGCCGAGCAGCAGCTTGCCGAAGTCAATGCGCTGCTCGCCAAGGCCGCCGCCGAGACGGAAGCGGTCTATGAGACGGTCAAAGCCAAAATAGGCGGCTGA
- a CDS encoding formate--tetrahydrofolate ligase, with product MSERSAAAPGASGKDNQHLAPKSDIEISQAAKMRPIIDVARDKLGIPAEHVQPYGHYKGKISLDYISSLDSQADGKLILVTAITPTPAGEGKTTTTVGLTDGLNHIGKKALCCLREPSLGPCFGVKGGAAGGGYAQVVPMEDINLHFTGDFHAIGAANNLLAALIDNHIYWGGEPKIDSRRVAWRRVVDMNDRALRSIVSSLGGVTNGFAREDGFDITVASEVMAIFCLASDFADLQRRLGDIIVGQTREKKSVRASEVKAAGSMAALLKDAIAPNLVQTLENNPAIIHGGPFANIAHGCNSVIATKAGLKLADYVVTEAGFGADLGAEKFFDIKCRKAGLKPDITVIVATIRALKMHGGVAKDDLKAENVAAVEKGFENLKRHIGNVRKFGVPVLVSINKFSSDTAAEMAALDKLCKAEGVECVVADNWGSGGAGAADLAKAVVNTIETQPSNFKPLYPDDMPLAEKVRTIAKELYGAADISYDSSIKARFAELEKEGFGNFPVCIAKTQYSFSTDPNAKGAPSAFTIPIRELRLSAGAEFIVVVCGDIMTMPGLPKVPAANNIYVDDSGRIAGLF from the coding sequence ATGTCAGAACGGTCAGCCGCCGCGCCGGGCGCGAGCGGAAAGGACAATCAGCATCTTGCGCCGAAGTCCGACATCGAGATTTCGCAGGCCGCCAAGATGCGGCCCATTATCGACGTCGCGCGCGACAAGCTCGGCATCCCGGCCGAACATGTGCAGCCCTACGGCCACTACAAGGGCAAGATCTCTCTCGACTACATCTCTTCGCTCGACAGCCAGGCCGACGGCAAGCTGATCCTGGTCACGGCCATCACGCCGACGCCCGCCGGCGAAGGCAAGACGACGACGACCGTCGGCCTCACGGACGGTCTCAATCACATCGGCAAAAAGGCGCTGTGCTGTCTGCGCGAGCCCTCGCTCGGCCCCTGTTTCGGCGTGAAGGGCGGCGCCGCCGGCGGCGGCTATGCGCAGGTCGTGCCGATGGAGGACATCAACCTCCACTTCACCGGCGACTTCCACGCCATCGGCGCGGCGAACAATCTGCTCGCGGCGCTGATCGACAATCACATCTATTGGGGCGGCGAGCCCAAGATCGACTCGCGCCGCGTCGCTTGGCGGCGCGTCGTCGACATGAACGACCGCGCATTGCGCTCGATCGTGTCGTCCCTCGGCGGCGTCACGAACGGCTTCGCCCGCGAGGACGGATTCGACATCACCGTCGCTTCGGAAGTGATGGCGATCTTTTGCCTGGCTTCGGACTTCGCCGATCTGCAGCGGCGGCTCGGCGACATTATCGTCGGCCAGACCCGTGAGAAAAAGAGCGTGCGCGCCTCGGAAGTGAAGGCGGCCGGCTCCATGGCCGCGCTGCTCAAGGACGCGATCGCGCCCAATCTCGTGCAGACCTTGGAGAACAACCCGGCGATCATCCATGGCGGGCCTTTCGCCAATATCGCGCATGGCTGCAATTCGGTGATCGCGACGAAAGCCGGCCTGAAGCTCGCCGATTACGTCGTGACGGAGGCGGGCTTCGGCGCCGATCTCGGCGCGGAGAAGTTCTTCGACATCAAGTGCCGCAAGGCGGGCCTCAAGCCCGATATCACGGTGATCGTCGCGACGATCCGCGCGCTCAAGATGCATGGCGGCGTCGCCAAGGACGATCTGAAGGCCGAGAATGTCGCCGCGGTCGAGAAGGGCTTCGAGAATCTGAAGCGCCATATCGGCAATGTCCGCAAATTCGGCGTGCCGGTGCTCGTCTCGATCAACAAGTTCTCGTCGGACACGGCGGCCGAGATGGCGGCGCTCGACAAGCTCTGCAAGGCGGAAGGCGTCGAATGCGTCGTCGCCGACAATTGGGGCTCCGGCGGCGCCGGCGCGGCGGATCTCGCCAAGGCGGTCGTCAACACCATCGAGACGCAGCCCTCGAACTTCAAGCCGCTGTATCCGGACGACATGCCGCTTGCCGAAAAAGTGCGCACGATCGCCAAGGAGCTCTACGGCGCCGCCGATATCTCCTATGATTCGAGCATCAAGGCGCGCTTCGCCGAACTGGAGAAGGAAGGCTTCGGCAACTTCCCGGTCTGCATCGCCAAGACGCAATACAGCTTCTCGACGGATCCAAACGCCAAAGGCGCGCCTTCGGCCTTCACGATCCCGATCCGCGAATTGCGTCTCTCCGCGGGCGCTGAGTTCATCGTGGTGGTGTGCGGCGACATCATGACGATGCCAGGACTGCCGAAGGTCCCAGCCGCCAACAACATCTACGTTGACGACTCCGGCCGTATCGCCGGCCTGTTCTAG
- a CDS encoding phytoene desaturase family protein: MSDKKFDAVVIGSGLGGLTAGALLAHAGYSVCLLERNFSLGGAASVYKVGPLTVEASLHQTSDARNPRDVKHDILRRLGILDEIEWLPTGALYKVRGGPVGEAFELPFGFAPAYEALAARFPDKRAAIQRFLGEVEQIHDALWTLKQAREESSFAKLARGLWEVAPAAAGWQNSLHEIMERDFAGCEALKCALGANLAYYGDDPRRLWWIFYALAQGGYIASGGAYIKGGSRQLSLKLAKCITKSGGVVRMGRQVNAIETDADGDVVAIRHVARRAGDSEERIEARVAMANCAPSVAAAMMDAPARAKMEETYGSRRLSTSLFSANFGLSAKPSTVGLTDFTTVVMPPDMRRFDQYGDGAGAMAEDPKGALPLHTIANFTAVDSGLWDEPPILVSVLGLDRIDNWRDLPRDAALARRERWLDAIQASLERDYPGFSGLVTTRMLLNAYSMASYLNTPEGAVYGFAALPAEAPILMGFPRTPHTPIAGLYLASAFGGEHGFNGAMLSGAEAARLAERRLAVAT; the protein is encoded by the coding sequence ATGAGCGACAAGAAATTCGACGCCGTGGTGATCGGCTCGGGACTGGGCGGATTGACGGCGGGCGCGCTGCTTGCGCATGCCGGCTACAGCGTCTGCCTGTTAGAGCGCAATTTCAGCCTGGGCGGCGCGGCGTCGGTCTACAAGGTCGGTCCGCTGACCGTCGAAGCCTCGCTTCATCAGACCTCCGACGCGCGCAACCCCCGCGACGTGAAGCACGACATCCTGCGCCGGCTGGGGATTCTCGACGAGATCGAATGGCTGCCCACCGGCGCCCTTTATAAGGTGCGCGGCGGGCCGGTCGGCGAGGCCTTCGAACTGCCTTTCGGCTTTGCGCCCGCCTATGAGGCGCTCGCCGCCCGCTTCCCCGACAAGCGCGCCGCCATCCAAAGATTTCTCGGCGAGGTCGAGCAGATTCACGATGCGCTGTGGACATTGAAACAGGCCCGCGAGGAAAGCTCCTTCGCCAAATTGGCGCGCGGACTTTGGGAAGTCGCGCCGGCCGCCGCCGGCTGGCAGAATTCCTTGCACGAGATCATGGAGCGGGATTTCGCCGGCTGCGAGGCCCTGAAATGCGCGCTCGGCGCCAATCTCGCCTATTACGGCGACGACCCGCGCCGGCTGTGGTGGATTTTCTACGCGCTCGCGCAGGGCGGCTATATCGCGTCCGGCGGCGCCTATATCAAAGGCGGCTCGCGACAACTGAGCCTGAAGCTCGCCAAGTGCATCACCAAGAGCGGCGGCGTGGTGCGCATGGGCCGGCAGGTCAACGCCATCGAGACCGATGCGGACGGCGATGTGGTCGCCATACGCCATGTCGCGCGGCGCGCCGGCGACAGCGAGGAACGCATTGAAGCGCGCGTGGCGATGGCGAATTGCGCGCCTTCGGTGGCGGCGGCGATGATGGACGCGCCAGCGCGTGCGAAAATGGAGGAGACTTACGGGTCCCGCCGGCTTTCGACCTCGCTGTTTTCAGCCAATTTCGGCTTGAGCGCGAAACCCTCCACAGTCGGGTTGACGGATTTCACGACGGTCGTCATGCCGCCCGACATGCGGCGCTTCGATCAATATGGCGACGGCGCCGGCGCGATGGCGGAAGATCCCAAGGGGGCATTGCCCCTCCATACGATCGCCAATTTCACCGCGGTCGACTCAGGTCTTTGGGACGAGCCGCCGATCCTCGTCAGCGTGCTCGGCTTGGATCGCATCGACAATTGGCGCGATCTGCCGCGCGACGCGGCGCTTGCGCGCCGCGAACGCTGGCTCGACGCCATACAGGCTTCTCTCGAGCGCGACTATCCCGGCTTTTCGGGTCTGGTCACGACGCGGATGCTGCTCAACGCCTATTCGATGGCGAGCTATCTCAACACGCCGGAAGGCGCCGTGTACGGCTTTGCGGCGCTGCCCGCCGAAGCGCCGATCTTGATGGGATTTCCGCGCACGCCGCACACCCCGATCGCCGGACTCTATCTCGCCTCGGCTTTTGGCGGCGAGCATGGCTTCAACGGCGCGATGTTGTCGGGCGCCGAGGCCGCGCGGCTCGCCGAAAGACGGCTCGCCGTCGCGACCTGA
- a CDS encoding aminotransferase class V-fold PLP-dependent enzyme: protein MLNSRIPGRNFLFVPGPTNLPDRIVRAMSVASEDHRSPTFPDLVKPLFPGLKKVFGTEKGHAFIFPASGTGGWEAAITNTLSPGDKVLAQRFGQFSHLWIDLCKRHGLEVVVQEREWGTGNDPELIEETLKADKNHEIKAVLATHNETATGVTSDIAAVRRAMDNAKHPALLFVDGVSSVASLEFKMDEWGVDVIVSGSQKGFMLPAGLLLMAASQKAVDAGKSNSGRRAYFEFRDMIAQNANGYFPYTPSVPLLYGLKESLSILFEEGLDQVYKRHHHLAEGCRAAVAAWGLKCCAKEPKWNSDTVTAIVVPEGYDAAKVIETAYKRYNLALGAGLSEVAGKVFRIGHLGDLNELMLLGAIAGAEMAMLDNGIKVTPGSGVAAAQAVYRANPMLKM from the coding sequence ATGTTGAATTCCAGAATTCCCGGCAGGAACTTCCTGTTTGTGCCGGGCCCGACCAATCTGCCCGACCGCATCGTGCGCGCCATGTCGGTCGCGTCCGAAGACCATCGCTCGCCGACGTTCCCCGATCTCGTCAAGCCGCTCTTCCCCGGCCTGAAGAAGGTCTTCGGCACCGAAAAGGGCCATGCCTTCATCTTCCCGGCGTCCGGCACCGGCGGCTGGGAAGCTGCGATCACCAACACGCTGTCGCCCGGCGACAAGGTTCTGGCGCAGCGCTTCGGCCAGTTCTCGCATCTGTGGATCGATCTTTGTAAGCGTCATGGCCTCGAGGTCGTCGTGCAGGAGCGCGAATGGGGCACCGGCAATGATCCGGAGCTGATCGAAGAGACGCTGAAGGCCGACAAGAATCACGAAATCAAGGCGGTTCTCGCCACGCATAACGAGACGGCGACGGGCGTCACCTCCGACATCGCCGCGGTGCGCAGGGCGATGGACAACGCCAAGCACCCGGCGCTGCTCTTCGTCGATGGCGTGTCCTCGGTCGCGTCGCTCGAGTTCAAAATGGACGAGTGGGGCGTCGACGTGATCGTGTCGGGCTCGCAGAAGGGCTTCATGCTGCCCGCGGGTCTGCTGCTCATGGCGGCGAGCCAGAAGGCCGTCGACGCCGGCAAGTCCAACAGTGGTCGCCGCGCTTACTTTGAATTCCGGGACATGATCGCCCAGAACGCGAACGGCTATTTCCCTTATACGCCCTCCGTGCCGCTGCTCTATGGCCTCAAGGAATCGCTCTCGATCCTGTTCGAGGAGGGCCTCGATCAGGTCTACAAGCGCCACCACCACCTCGCCGAGGGCTGTCGCGCCGCGGTCGCGGCTTGGGGCCTCAAGTGCTGCGCCAAGGAACCGAAGTGGAACTCCGACACCGTCACCGCCATTGTGGTGCCGGAAGGCTATGACGCCGCCAAGGTCATCGAGACCGCTTACAAGCGTTACAATCTCGCGCTCGGCGCCGGCTTGTCGGAAGTCGCGGGCAAGGTGTTCCGCATCGGACATCTCGGCGATTTGAATGAGCTCATGCTGCTCGGCGCCATCGCCGGCGCGGAAATGGCGATGCTCGACAACGGCATCAAGGTGACGCCGGGGTCGGGCGTCGCGGCGGCGCAGGCGGTCTATCGCGCCAATCCGATGCTCAAGATGTAA
- a CDS encoding cation:proton antiporter — MTGIWFQVALILGLALIAAMIAARFRISTALTEIIVGMCARTLFAATVGAEIFSAQEPWVKTLAGLGAIALTFLAGAELDPDVFKLKWKEAASVGAASFLAPAVGCWAVAYYLLGWESSPALLAGIALAATSVAVVYTVMMEYGFNRTDFGKTILAACFITDLGTVVTLGLVFAPFTWKTAVFVAAVGAAFVALPRATPVIFAKFGGRPSEFETKFLFFALMALGALATWAGSEGVLPAYLIGMALAGCVGRDHALIRKIRAVTIGLLTPFYFIRAGYFVSIPAVLAAPLGVAAFLAVEMATKIVSVYPVARRFGSPHKDAMYTTLLMASGLTFGTISALFGLSNNIIDENQYSTLVAAIIATAIVPTMIANSLYLPRHRLPREAAPQRVGSADPAKESVLEG; from the coding sequence ATGACAGGGATCTGGTTTCAGGTGGCGCTCATACTCGGCCTCGCGCTCATCGCCGCGATGATCGCCGCGAGATTTCGTATCTCGACCGCGCTGACCGAAATTATCGTCGGCATGTGCGCGCGGACGCTTTTCGCCGCGACTGTCGGCGCCGAAATCTTCAGCGCCCAGGAGCCTTGGGTCAAGACGCTCGCCGGACTTGGCGCCATCGCGCTGACGTTTCTCGCGGGCGCCGAACTCGATCCCGACGTTTTTAAGCTGAAGTGGAAGGAGGCTGCGTCGGTCGGCGCTGCGAGCTTCCTCGCGCCCGCCGTCGGCTGCTGGGCGGTCGCCTATTATCTGCTGGGTTGGGAGAGTTCGCCGGCGCTGCTTGCCGGCATCGCGCTCGCCGCCACCTCCGTCGCCGTCGTCTATACGGTGATGATGGAATATGGCTTTAACCGCACCGACTTCGGCAAGACCATTCTCGCCGCCTGTTTCATCACCGATCTCGGCACGGTCGTGACGCTCGGCCTCGTCTTCGCGCCCTTCACCTGGAAGACCGCCGTGTTCGTCGCAGCGGTCGGCGCGGCCTTCGTCGCATTGCCGCGGGCGACGCCTGTGATCTTTGCGAAGTTCGGCGGGCGCCCCTCCGAATTCGAGACAAAATTCCTCTTCTTCGCGCTGATGGCGCTCGGCGCGCTCGCGACCTGGGCCGGGAGCGAAGGCGTCTTGCCAGCCTATCTCATCGGGATGGCGCTCGCTGGCTGCGTCGGGCGCGACCATGCGCTCATTCGCAAGATTCGGGCGGTGACCATCGGCCTGCTGACGCCCTTCTATTTCATCCGGGCGGGATACTTCGTCTCCATCCCGGCCGTTCTCGCCGCGCCGCTTGGCGTCGCCGCCTTTCTTGCCGTCGAGATGGCGACCAAGATCGTCAGCGTCTATCCCGTGGCGCGCCGATTCGGGTCGCCGCACAAGGACGCCATGTATACGACGCTGCTGATGGCCTCCGGCCTCACATTCGGCACGATTTCGGCGCTTTTCGGCCTGTCAAACAATATCATCGACGAAAACCAATATTCGACGCTCGTCGCCGCGATCATCGCGACGGCGATCGTGCCCACGATGATCGCGAACAGTCTTTATTTGCCGCGCCATCGGCTGCCACGAGAGGCGGCGCCGCAGCGCGTTGGTTCCGCGGATCCGGCGAAGGAGTCCGTCCTGGAGGGATAA
- a CDS encoding malate--CoA ligase subunit beta — protein sequence MDVHEYQAKEILASHGVDVPPGTVAFSPDQAVYAATELGGSHWVVKAQIHAGARGKAGGVKLCRTYHEVQQAARDLLGKRLVTSQTGPEGKPVQRVYVEVADPFEREIYLGYVLDRKLERVRVIASKHGGMDIEEIAKNTPDELLQVIVEPAVGLQQFQARELAFQLGLNIKQVSRAVKTIMGAYRAFRDNDATMLEINPLVVTKDDKVLALDAKMSFDDNALFRRHNIVDMNDPSQSDPREAQALEHSLNYIGLDGEIGCIVNGAGLAMATMDMIKHAGGNPANFLDVGGGASPERVATAFRLVLSDRRVKVVLVNIFAGINRCDWVAQGVVDAVRAEKIEGVPLVVRLAGTNVEAGKKIIAESGIPIIQADTLAEAAEKAVAAYQGAK from the coding sequence ATGGACGTCCACGAATATCAGGCCAAGGAAATACTGGCGAGCCACGGCGTCGATGTTCCGCCCGGCACGGTCGCTTTCAGCCCGGATCAGGCGGTCTACGCCGCGACGGAGCTCGGCGGCTCGCATTGGGTCGTCAAGGCGCAAATTCACGCCGGCGCGCGCGGCAAGGCGGGCGGCGTCAAGCTCTGCCGCACCTATCACGAAGTGCAGCAGGCGGCGCGCGATCTGCTCGGCAAACGGCTCGTCACGTCGCAGACCGGGCCGGAAGGCAAGCCGGTGCAGCGCGTCTATGTCGAAGTCGCCGATCCTTTCGAGCGCGAGATTTATCTCGGCTATGTTCTCGACCGCAAATTGGAGCGCGTGCGCGTCATCGCTTCGAAGCATGGCGGCATGGATATCGAAGAGATCGCCAAGAACACCCCTGACGAACTGCTGCAGGTCATCGTCGAGCCCGCCGTCGGCCTGCAGCAGTTTCAAGCGCGCGAACTCGCCTTTCAGCTCGGCCTCAATATCAAACAGGTCTCGCGCGCGGTGAAGACGATCATGGGCGCCTATCGCGCCTTCCGCGACAATGACGCGACCATGCTCGAGATCAATCCGCTCGTCGTCACCAAGGACGACAAGGTTCTGGCGCTCGACGCGAAGATGTCCTTCGACGACAATGCGCTGTTCCGCCGTCACAACATCGTCGACATGAACGACCCCTCGCAGAGCGACCCGCGCGAGGCGCAGGCGTTGGAGCACAGCCTGAATTACATCGGCCTCGACGGCGAGATCGGCTGCATCGTCAATGGCGCCGGCCTCGCCATGGCGACGATGGACATGATCAAGCACGCGGGCGGCAATCCGGCGAACTTCCTCGACGTCGGCGGCGGCGCGTCGCCAGAGCGCGTCGCGACCGCCTTTCGTCTCGTTCTGTCGGATCGACGCGTGAAGGTCGTGCTCGTCAACATCTTCGCCGGCATCAATCGTTGTGACTGGGTGGCGCAGGGCGTCGTTGACGCGGTGCGCGCCGAAAAGATCGAGGGCGTGCCGCTCGTCGTGCGTCTCGCCGGCACCAATGTCGAAGCGGGCAAAAAGATCATCGCCGAAAGCGGCATTCCGATTATCCAGGCCGACACGCTGGCCGAAGCCGCCGAGAAGGCTGTCGCCGCCTATCAGGGCGCCAAGTAA
- the msrB gene encoding peptide-methionine (R)-S-oxide reductase MsrB encodes MADASFPVTHSDAEWRALLTPEQYDVMRGHGTERPGSCALNHEKRRGAFNCAACGQPLFRSGEKFESGTGWPSFFDPLPGALGSTVDRSYGMQRTEVHCSRCGSHLGHVFNDGPPPTGLRYCINGVALDFQPD; translated from the coding sequence ATGGCCGATGCGAGCTTCCCCGTAACCCACAGCGACGCCGAATGGCGCGCGCTCCTCACGCCCGAGCAATATGACGTCATGCGCGGGCATGGCACCGAACGCCCGGGAAGCTGCGCGCTCAATCATGAAAAGCGTCGCGGCGCATTCAACTGCGCCGCCTGCGGCCAGCCGTTGTTTCGCTCGGGCGAGAAGTTCGAAAGCGGCACCGGTTGGCCGAGTTTCTTCGATCCGCTTCCCGGCGCGCTCGGCTCGACCGTCGATCGCAGCTATGGCATGCAGCGCACGGAAGTGCATTGCAGCCGATGCGGCTCGCATCTCGGGCATGTCTTCAACGATGGCCCGCCGCCGACCGGCCTGCGCTATTGCATCAATGGCGTCGCGCTCGATTTTCAGCCCGATTAG